In a genomic window of Victivallis lenta:
- the metK gene encoding methionine adenosyltransferase produces the protein MSKIHTDHVFTSESVSEGHPDKVCDQISDAILDACLMQDPDSRVACETLTTTNLVVISGEITTKAKINWQEIALDAVRKIGYNDPNVGFCADEAKVMVCVHKQSPDISQGVTEGQGMFTEQGAGDQGMMFGYASNETPALMPAPIYYAHKIVEELARLRHTEPEKYRYLRPDSKSQVSIRYSQGKPVAVTAVVVSHQHTPDMEHSWLEALVKEVVRKVVPAELLNDDIVYYVNPTGRFEIGGPHGDTGLTGRKIIVDTYGGVGSHGGGAFSGKDPSKVDRSAAYMCRYIAKNIVAAGLADKCEVQVAYAIGVAEPLSINVDTYGTGKLKSDQDLEKVIRKVFSLKPAAIVKALGLKNPGKGWSYADTAAYGHFGRPQFPWEKTDKVEEIKAAAAEYLK, from the coding sequence ATGAGCAAGATCCATACCGATCACGTCTTCACCTCCGAGTCCGTTTCCGAAGGACATCCGGACAAGGTCTGTGACCAGATTTCCGATGCGATTCTCGACGCCTGTCTCATGCAGGACCCGGACAGCCGCGTCGCCTGCGAGACGCTGACCACCACGAACCTCGTCGTCATCTCCGGTGAAATCACCACCAAGGCGAAGATCAACTGGCAGGAGATCGCGCTCGACGCGGTCCGCAAAATCGGCTACAACGACCCGAACGTCGGCTTCTGCGCCGACGAGGCGAAGGTCATGGTCTGTGTCCACAAGCAGTCCCCGGACATCTCCCAGGGGGTGACCGAAGGTCAGGGCATGTTCACCGAGCAGGGCGCCGGCGACCAGGGCATGATGTTCGGTTATGCGTCGAACGAGACTCCGGCCCTCATGCCGGCCCCGATCTACTACGCGCACAAGATCGTCGAAGAGCTAGCGCGCCTCCGCCACACCGAGCCTGAAAAGTACCGTTACCTGCGTCCGGATTCGAAGAGTCAGGTTTCGATCCGCTACTCCCAGGGCAAGCCGGTCGCTGTGACCGCCGTGGTGGTTTCGCACCAGCACACGCCGGATATGGAGCACAGCTGGCTCGAAGCTCTCGTCAAAGAGGTCGTCAGGAAGGTCGTTCCGGCCGAGCTGCTGAACGACGACATCGTCTATTACGTGAATCCGACCGGCCGCTTTGAGATCGGCGGCCCGCACGGCGATACCGGCCTCACCGGCCGCAAGATCATCGTCGACACCTACGGCGGCGTCGGCAGCCACGGCGGCGGCGCGTTCTCCGGCAAGGACCCCTCGAAGGTCGACCGGTCGGCCGCCTACATGTGCCGCTACATCGCGAAGAACATCGTCGCGGCGGGGCTGGCCGACAAGTGCGAGGTTCAGGTCGCCTACGCGATCGGCGTGGCCGAACCGCTGTCGATCAACGTCGACACCTACGGCACCGGCAAGCTCAAGAGCGACCAGGATCTCGAGAAAGTCATCCGCAAGGTGTTCAGCCTGAAGCCGGCCGCGATCGTCAAGGCGCTCGGGCTCAAGAACCCCGGCAAGGGGTGGAGCTATGCGGACACGGCGGCCTACGGCCATTTCGGCCGTCCGCAGTTCCCGTGGGAGAAGACCGACAAGGTCGAAGAGATCAAAGCCGCGGCGGCGGAATATCTGAAGTAA